A single window of Rubripirellula lacrimiformis DNA harbors:
- a CDS encoding type IV pilus modification PilV family protein, translated as MNHQCNGTANQSWRSSPAANRVGITLIEVLISLVLVSMVILVSLVSSANLYRHRSLSKSAVMASHLASQMLDEATAMAFRDSDAPLFGIEVDEAAANAGQSDRLAFDDVDDYHAYTSSPPVHRGGELIDGYSGWQVAFTVQPAQTTTAGVEAIVDPDSRLRLITVTCTAPSGDTSIETAVVSDSPTSVDAADSYEQFRRITLYLSDGRTLRTAAPLRNQPDQVP; from the coding sequence ATGAACCACCAATGCAACGGCACCGCGAATCAATCATGGCGTAGCTCTCCCGCAGCCAACCGCGTTGGGATCACTCTGATCGAGGTCCTGATCTCGCTCGTTCTGGTTTCCATGGTGATCTTGGTATCGCTGGTGTCATCCGCGAACCTGTATCGCCATCGGTCATTGTCAAAGTCGGCTGTGATGGCATCGCATCTAGCGAGCCAGATGCTGGACGAAGCAACCGCCATGGCGTTTCGCGATTCGGACGCCCCACTGTTTGGCATCGAGGTCGACGAAGCCGCTGCCAACGCAGGCCAATCGGATCGACTGGCATTTGACGACGTTGATGACTATCACGCCTACACCTCTTCACCGCCCGTCCATCGCGGTGGGGAATTGATTGACGGGTACAGCGGTTGGCAGGTTGCGTTCACAGTGCAACCGGCCCAGACAACGACCGCAGGCGTCGAAGCGATCGTCGATCCAGACAGCCGACTGCGGCTAATCACGGTGACATGCACGGCCCCATCAGGCGACACATCGATCGAAACCGCCGTCGTTTCGGATTCGCCGACATCCGTCGACGCCGCCGATTCGTACGAACAATTCCGAAGAATCACTCTTTACTTATCTGACGGCCGAACGCTACGCACCGCTGCACCGCTACGCAATCAACCCGATCAGGTGCCATAA
- a CDS encoding PulJ/GspJ family protein has translation MKRNAFTLIELILAVAASAMVMVSLTGSVMVVSGLLQPDEQAAQFAIDRQISDRVSEDLRYSTAIGPLPSGSGFRLTRTEPAGATATLDYKADWTGLTRTVGSAPEITLDTVGVSHQFQIDGVSGASWTPPPVVYPQFRSGSAGATSGSTDKLSVPTPAGVIDGDLILLCFSGRSPYTVELSKKNEWSTLVHTDNNGLLLFVAYRWASSNFKDEIDVKVTPNSRFAVSMAAFSNVRANSPIGSISIYKNTSKSSGLNPLALEPASMNANDLNIQIIAGEGSPWVNGTIGMSSFVDIEQISAPGTLFPSNSIGITLRRGSSASLTPPQMHHSIFFSGYLVQAGIVLQGPL, from the coding sequence ATGAAACGAAACGCATTCACATTGATCGAATTGATCCTTGCGGTCGCAGCGTCCGCCATGGTGATGGTGTCGCTGACCGGATCGGTCATGGTGGTATCGGGTCTGCTGCAGCCGGATGAACAGGCGGCACAATTTGCGATCGATCGCCAAATCTCTGACCGCGTGTCCGAAGACCTTCGCTACAGCACTGCGATTGGACCGCTGCCGTCGGGCAGCGGATTCCGCCTGACGCGAACCGAACCAGCCGGCGCAACCGCCACACTAGACTACAAGGCCGACTGGACAGGACTGACCCGGACGGTCGGATCGGCCCCGGAGATTACACTAGACACGGTAGGTGTTAGCCACCAGTTTCAGATCGATGGCGTTTCGGGCGCAAGCTGGACTCCGCCACCTGTGGTGTATCCCCAATTCCGATCTGGCAGCGCAGGCGCAACCTCTGGCAGCACGGACAAACTTTCGGTCCCCACGCCGGCCGGGGTGATCGACGGCGACCTAATCTTGCTGTGCTTCTCGGGCCGTTCGCCTTACACAGTCGAACTATCGAAGAAAAATGAGTGGAGCACACTAGTCCACACTGACAACAACGGGCTGCTACTGTTCGTTGCCTACCGATGGGCCAGCAGTAATTTCAAGGACGAGATTGATGTTAAGGTGACCCCCAATTCCAGGTTCGCTGTCTCTATGGCAGCCTTTTCCAATGTCCGAGCCAACAGCCCGATTGGATCGATCAGCATATACAAAAACACCAGCAAGTCTTCGGGCCTGAACCCGCTAGCGCTAGAGCCGGCGTCGATGAACGCCAACGATTTGAACATCCAAATCATTGCGGGGGAAGGATCGCCATGGGTCAACGGAACAATTGGCATGTCATCCTTCGTCGACATTGAACAGATCAGCGCGCCCGGCACACTATTCCCATCCAATTCGATAGGCATCACCCTGCGACGCGGAAGTTCAGCCTCGCTAACGCCGCCGCAGATGCATCACTCCATTTTCTTCTCGGGCTATCTGGTCCAGGCCGGCATCGTGTTGCAGGGGCCGCTGTGA
- a CDS encoding pilus assembly FimT family protein — MQTRRSGITMIELTITVLIVGLIAAVATPQFAASTCVANLQSAAYHVAADVEHIRRSAIVTGRPTSIDFDNSTAQYESVTVFSTQRKGTLVDVELRQLSDSSTQMIADFDGESSLSFDTEGVPRAGSAAMTSGSIDLRCGGFRYVVTIAKGTGAVSVASAAMPLE, encoded by the coding sequence GTGCAAACTCGCCGCAGCGGCATCACGATGATCGAATTGACGATTACGGTTTTGATCGTTGGACTGATCGCAGCCGTAGCAACTCCTCAATTTGCAGCCTCCACATGCGTGGCGAACCTGCAGTCGGCGGCGTACCACGTGGCTGCCGATGTGGAGCATATTCGCCGCTCTGCGATCGTTACCGGGCGTCCAACGTCGATCGACTTCGACAATTCGACAGCCCAGTACGAGAGCGTCACCGTATTTTCCACCCAGCGCAAGGGAACCCTGGTCGACGTCGAACTTCGCCAACTGTCTGACTCGTCCACTCAGATGATCGCGGACTTTGATGGCGAATCTTCGCTGAGCTTTGACACCGAAGGGGTGCCTCGAGCCGGATCGGCGGCGATGACCAGCGGATCGATCGACCTTCGATGCGGCGGCTTTCGTTACGTCGTCACGATCGCCAAGGGAACCGGCGCCGTGTCAGTGGCCAGTGCTGCGATGCCTTTGGAATGA
- a CDS encoding PEP-CTERM sorting domain-containing protein (PEP-CTERM proteins occur, often in large numbers, in the proteomes of bacteria that also encode an exosortase, a predicted intramembrane cysteine proteinase. The presence of a PEP-CTERM domain at a protein's C-terminus predicts cleavage within the sorting domain, followed by covalent anchoring to some some component of the (usually Gram-negative) cell surface. Many PEP-CTERM proteins exhibit an unusual sequence composition that includes large numbers of potential glycosylation sites. Expression of one such protein has been shown restore the ability of a bacterium to form floc, a type of biofilm.): protein MSVRFLGAIAMAVLFSFASAPISQAALVYDVFFKIAGSEAADIIIPAAPGQVFAGAEVYLRETKAEVDASVLASAPVLSFAVQVLADGEGSATNATQVGAGTALSSPNTLSELSFVGARSAVSNGNVAEFLLGTVDLVAPATVGGSSRFTFADPQASVNNFRLSNGGVISDDLFTSRSLTLSVAAVPEPSTVLALAAVGGVAAYRLRRRKLAKAAV, encoded by the coding sequence ATGAGTGTACGATTCCTGGGCGCCATCGCGATGGCTGTCTTGTTTAGTTTTGCCAGTGCTCCGATCAGTCAGGCTGCATTGGTCTATGACGTGTTCTTCAAGATCGCCGGTAGCGAAGCTGCCGACATCATCATTCCGGCGGCACCTGGCCAGGTTTTTGCTGGTGCCGAGGTCTATCTGCGTGAAACCAAAGCGGAGGTTGACGCATCCGTGCTGGCCAGCGCCCCGGTCCTCTCGTTTGCGGTTCAGGTCCTCGCTGACGGCGAAGGCAGCGCAACGAATGCAACTCAAGTCGGCGCTGGAACGGCTTTGAGTTCCCCGAACACCCTGAGCGAGCTCAGTTTTGTCGGTGCACGTTCGGCGGTTTCCAATGGCAACGTTGCCGAGTTTCTGTTGGGCACTGTTGATTTGGTCGCGCCGGCGACGGTGGGCGGCAGTTCTCGATTCACGTTCGCCGACCCGCAGGCGAGCGTCAACAACTTCCGTCTCAGCAACGGTGGCGTCATCTCCGACGATTTGTTTACTAGTCGGTCGCTAACGCTTAGTGTCGCTGCCGTGCCGGAGCCTTCGACGGTTTTGGCTTTGGCCGCTGTCGGTGGAGTCGCTGCTTATCGACTTCGCCGCCGCAAGCTTGCCAAGGCCGCTGTCTAG